One window of Magallana gigas chromosome 2, xbMagGiga1.1, whole genome shotgun sequence genomic DNA carries:
- the LOC105346009 gene encoding calponin homology domain-containing protein DDB_G0272472 isoform X11: protein MISDAGNTVQKRSSSGSDKSRKGSSSRSPHSSYSNQQDDEEFLNKVCKFEMISRGKSSPTARSPVNQSFSPDGSYRSYTQAMSDQNEMGKSEPLSPVEMKRGYVSSPLEGKQYVPKPNYTYAGEKLFTKETATTRVSADILKKAGNVQVTERVTSTGSSSSSSLTSVSSAGGATLSWHSDSNKSSPRTSFVTLSSQNSTEHKKTLITVVSPKVFTSKVNLETDAEKLAESIMNGDLLATAYDSAGSSNSSSKRNTFDGMDFDFNELTASQQDLSMKHREIVAERKKEQEMERQEKQRLEEILSMCAEYDQKVSVDTVKVKQQTSVKAEPKIPPAMQQFLDNNVPKMSGSPSPKKSSPVPTKSTPKTPKAGDSFVFDGTPVEKVEQYDQKKRLVSDSTKSESPLISYQDVTPSKTPSGNKIVSPIIKTDRDGQYSRSGKGQITSTPKSVNFKDERPLEIEDSPKSSRGGQRYFRERKDSDYDSADMILEPPKMVNGDVPALHGNDRHQNAQHSTQHSAEVSEKSESVNHNGKTSVTVKEDKFDGESMASPLHRPNHLPSFQDFSNEVNSLDRKEKSEFKSSMTKIKTNGSLTMISSPSNTHKEFSFQMRRASSNSSNSEEESASNSEDTGTIKRRPGQLQEFQVQRKGPGSSSEVKDKLSPDDPPTNFRPAMGSRSPKLTRKLMHVEDSNEKGNENITTYHIHREEVNVKVVDIDIDVENKSPIAVQKMSEKQNSGPVSWLESQRRKVENGLFNFKDAKLPQNGLSGKHSSPDSSSATSSTAVDQKTGIYENIPARSPKSFPGFKVEVKQGTKLQSFWDGDNKTLVNGLPGSRNSSGSGGGRKSDDVESLVSNSSDTEVKGSSRGHRRSGDPSSRRSSGHSKDSESFQQLDRLKKDKVELVSKITFLKQQIEEIEKLENEAIRELEMEKALLDGEKETEMEELQRDQERINILKERHREVVERAARERQKQRVRTTSRLRKELQQMEKQRELIQQLEQQQHETEQRLEACPKDDEEDMLEQHQQQMDSIEHQHKIFDDMEFKQLESEAKYEEEKEQIQRKLMKEQQELLEKYRSRENRLVEIDGHKKEMFSGVRKDMQSMEQKRQRLVEEFRKEKVELSNLVKKIQEISKMLALPVSDDNRDSFLADFQEGKLSSRDSYTTDPAPASQGEREGSVPLSATSSPTMSWISSSSEKGERKKSATMLEIERNHSLFLELQGGHVIEQEKKRIEELKRRAADEGRAQWEERKLREANCKSFNSLESEDSSVASSCETPSEKETSLSSGEDQLEKMLELERLLAQAQSEKMRMIADQVKTREHEMMALQEERHKREQLERKLQEETQLREELVQQQIKMREKQSKQARPLTRYLPVRGKEFDLKNHIESAGHHLDDCPHLVVTSTNCRGWLQKMGNKFKTWHRRWFVFDRNKRSLIYYTDKNESKPRGGIYFQAIEEVYVDHLRTVKSPNPKLTFCVKTCDRTYYMVAPTPEAMRIWIDVIFTGAEGYQQFL, encoded by the exons ATGATATCAGATGCTGGAAATACTGTGCAAAAACGGTCGTCTTCTGGATCTGACAAAAGTCGCAAAGGATCGTCTTCAAGATCTCCACATAGCTCTTATAGTAATCAACAGGACGATGAAGAGTTTCTAAACAAAGTTTGTAAGTTTGAGATGATCTCGCGTGGCAAATCCTCACCTACAGCAAGATCTCCAGTGAACCAAAGTTTTTCACCCGATGGATCTTACCGTTCTTATACACAAGCAATGTCTGACCAAAACGAAATGGGAAAATCGGAACCTTTATCACCTGTGGAAATGAAAAGAGGCTATGTCTCGTCTCCGCTGGAAGGAAAACAGTATGTGCCAAAGCCAAATTATACTTATGCAGGAGAGAAACTTTTTACAAAAGAAACAGCTACAACTCGTGTATCTGCAGATATTCTCAAAAAAGCTGGAAATGTGCAAGTGACTGAACGAGTGACCAGCACTGGAAGCTCTAGCTCCAGTTCTCTGACCAGTGTTAGTAGTGCTGGGGGTGCCACTCTGAGCTGGCACTCCGACTCCAACAAATCCTCCCCCAGAACCAGCTTTGTGACTCTCTCTTCCCAGAATTCCACAGAACATAAGAAAACTCTCATTACAGTTGTGTCGCCAAAAGTGTTCACCTCCAAAGTCAACTTAGAGACTGATGCAGAGAAACTCGCTGAAAGTATCATGAATGGTGACCTTTTAGCAACAGCTTATGACAGTGCTGGAAGTAGTAACTCGTCCAGTAAAAGAAATACTTTTGATGGAATGGACTTTGATTTCAATGAACTGACTGCGAGCCAGCAAGATTTGTCTATGAAACATCGTGAAATAGTGGCTGAACGAAAGAAGGAACAAGAAATGGAAAGACAAGAAAAACAAAGGTTAGAAGAGATTCTTAGTATGTGTGCAGAGTATGATCAGAAGGTCTCTGTAGACACTGTGAAAGTGAAACAACAGACCTCAGTCAAGGCAGAGCCTAAAATCCCACCTGCAATGCAACAGTTCCTGGACAATAATGTTCCCAAAATGTCAGGATCACCAAGTCCTAAGAAATCTTCACCTGTCCCTACCAAATCTACCCCAAAGACTCCAAAAGCTGGTGATTCCTTTGTTTTTGATGGCACTCCAGTAGAAAAAGTGGAGCAGTATGATCAAAAGAAGAGACTAGTGTCTGATTCCACCAAAAGTGAGAGTCCACTTATTTCATACCAGGATGTCACTCCATCCAAAACACCATCAGGGAACAAGATAGTCAGCCCAATCATAAAAACAGACAGAGATGGGCAGTATTCCCGATCAGGGAAAGGACAAATCACTAGCACACCTAAATCTGTGAACTTTAAAGATGAGAGACCTCTTGAAATAGAAGACAGCCCTAAATCATCTAGAGGAGGTCAAAGATACTTCAGAGAGAGGAAAGATTCTGACTATGATAGTGCTGACATGATTTTAGAACCACCTAAAATGGTCAACGGAGATGTGCCTGCTCTTCATGGAAATGATAGGCACCAAAATGCACAACATTCTACACAGCATAGTGCAGAAGTGTCTGAGAAATCTGAAAGTGTGAATCATAATGGGAAAACAAGTGTCACAGTGAAAGAGGATAAGTTTGATGGAGAAAGTATGGCTTCTCCTCTACACAGACCAAATCATTTACCAAGTTTTCAGGATTTTAGTAATGAAGTCAATTCATTGGATAGGAAAGAAAAATCAGAATTCAAAAGTTCAATGACAAAAATCAAGACCAATGGATCATTAACAATGATTTCATCTCCCAGCAACACGCACAAGGAATTTAGCTTCCAAATGCGAAGAGCAAGTTCCAACTCATCCAATTCAGAAGAGGAATCGGCGAGTAATTCTGAGGACACAGGAACTATCAAACGCCGTCCAGGGCAGTTGCAAGAGTTCCAAGTGCAACGTAAAGGCCCGGGGTCATCAAGTGAGGTGAAAGACAAACTGAGTCCGGATGACCCACCCACAAACTTCCGTCCTGCGATGGGTAGCAGGAGCCCCAAACTTACCCGTAAACTAATGCATGTGGAGGACTCAAATGAGAAAGGAAATGAAAACATCACCACATATCATATTCATCGAGAAGAAGTAAATGTGAAAGTTGTGGATATTGATATTGACGTAGAGAATAAAAGTCCCATTGCTGTTCAAAAAAtgagtgaaaaacaaaattctggTCCAGTCAGCTGGCTTGAATCCCAAAGGAGAAAAGTGGAGAACGGACTTTTTAACTTTAAAGATGCAAAATTACCTCAGAATGGACTTTCAGGAAAGCATTCTAGCCCTGACTCCAGTAGTGCTACCAGTTCAACTGCAGTGGACCAGAAGACTGGAATTTACGAGAATATACCAGCAAGATCTCCAAAATCATTCCCTGGTTTCAAAGTGGAAGTGAAACAAGGAACAAAATTGCAGTCTTTCTGGGATGGAGATAATAAGACATTGGTGAATGGACTGCCTGGTTCCCGTAATTCCTCAGGTTCTGGTGGAGGAAGAAAGTCGGATGATGTGGAGAGTCTAGTGTCAAACAGCAGCGACACTGAGGTCAAAGGGTCATCAAGGGGTCATCGAAGGTCGGGGGATCCATCCAGTAGAAGGAGTTCAGGACATAgcaaa GATTCCGAGTCCTTTCAGCAGCTGGATAGACTGAAGAAGGACAAAGTGGAGCTCGTGTCCAAAATCACCTTCCTGAAGCAGCAGATAGAGGAAATAGAGAAACTGGAAAATGAAGCCATCCGAGAG CTTGAAATGGAAAAAGCTCTGTTGGATGGAGAAAAAGAGACAGAGATGGAAGAATTACAGCGTGACCAGGAGCGGATCAACATTCTAAAGGAGCGGCATAGGGAGGTGGTGGAAAGGGCAGCAAGGGAGAGGCAAAAG CAGCGAGTTAGAACAACCAGCAGATTACGTAAA GAGCTGCAGCAGATGGAGAAGCAGAGAGAGCTGATCCAACAGTTAGAGCAGCAGCAGCATGAGACGGAGCAGAGACTGGAGGCATGCCCCAAGGACGACGAGGAAGACATGTTAGAGCAGCATCAGCAGCAGATGGACAGCATAGAACATCAGCATAAGATATTTGATGACATGGAATTCAAACAACTGGAG TCTGAGGCCAAGTATGAAGAGGAGAAAGAGCAGATACAGAGAAAACTAATGAAAGAACAGCAAGAACTGTTAGAAAAATACAGGTCAAGGGAG AACCGTCTCGTGGAAATAGATGGCCATAAAAAGGAAATGTTTTCTGGAGTCCGGAAAGACATGCAGTCCATGGAACAGAAGAGGCAGAGATTGGTGGAGGAATTCAGGAAG GAAAAAGTAGAATTGTCAAACTTGGTGAAGAAAATCCAAGAGATTTCCAAAATGCTGGCTCTTCCTGTCAGTGATGATAATAGGGACTCGTTTTTAGCCGACTTCCAG GAAGGAAAACTCTCATCCAGGGACAGCTACACCACTGACCCCGCCCCCGCCAGTCAGGGGGAGAGGGAGGGGTCGGTCCCCCTCTCTGCCACGTCGAGTCCCACAATGTCCTGGATCTCTTCCTCCTCTGAGAAAGGTGAGCGCAAGAAATCAGCCACCATGTTGGAGATCGAGCGAAACCACTCCCTGTTCCTCGAGCTTCAAG GAGGTCATGTGATAGAACAAGAGAAGAAGCGAATCGAAGAGTTGAAACGGAGGGCAGCAGATGAGGGAAGAGCTCAGTGGGAGGAGAGGAAACTCCGAGAGGCCAACTGTAAAAGCTTCAACTCGCTCGAGTCCGAAGACAGCAGTGTCGCCAGCAGTTGTGAAACACCCTCTGAGAAAGAAACAAG CCTCAGCAGTGGGGAGGACCAGCTGGAGAAGATGTTGGAGCTGGAGAGACTCCTTGCACAGGCCCAGTCAGAGAAAATGAGGATGATAGCAGACCAG GTGAAAACTCGGGAGCATGAGATGATGGCCCTGCAAGAGGAGAGACATAAACGAGAACAACTGGAGAGAAAACTGCAAGAGGAGACCCAGCTTAGAGAGGAACTAGTCCAACAGCAGATCAAAATGCGTGAAAAACAGTCAAAACAG GCTCGTCCTTTAACAAGATACCTGCCTGTTAGAGGTAAAGAATTTGACCTTAAAAATCACATAGAGTCTGCAGGTCATCACCTTGACGACTGTCCTCATCTGGTGGTCACATCCACGAACTGTAGAGGGTGGCTTCAAAAAATGGGCAACAAATTCAAAACATGGCACAGACGTTGGTTTGTGTTCGATAGAAACAAGCGATCTCTGATTTACTACACAGACAAGAATGAAAGCAAACCCAGAGGAGGCATTTATTTCCAGGCGATAGAGGAAGTGTATGTTGACCATTTACGGACAGTCAAAAGTCCCAATCCAAAGTTAACTTTCTGTGTGAAAACTTGTGATAGAACTTATTACATGGTGGCCCCCACCCCAGAGGCCATGAGGATCTGGATTGATGTGATATTCACTGGAGCAGAAGGGTACCAGCAGTTTTTATGA